Proteins co-encoded in one Prescottella sp. R16 genomic window:
- the tilS gene encoding tRNA lysidine(34) synthetase TilS, translating into MTLLPETPAILEVRRAVRGWLARHAPAGTVVVALSGGADSLALTAATVAEAASVRALIVDHRLQDGSDAVAAQAAARAHTLGCAGADVLAVDVTGPGGLEAAARAARYTALDAGRGGHPVLLGHTLDDQAETVLLGLGRGSGGRSIRGMADYDAPWGRPLLDVRRTVTRQVCRDLGLDPHEDPHNSNPSFTRVRLRTEVLPLLDDVLGGGVAAALGRTARQLREDGDVLDALAGRAYATARDGDRPAELVVDRLHEIPVAVRRRVLRQWLLDCGAKALTDKQLRSVDDLVGRWRGQGGVALGGGRPDARLVASRRRGRLSTGFVND; encoded by the coding sequence GTGACGCTGCTCCCCGAGACCCCCGCGATCCTGGAGGTGCGTCGCGCCGTCCGCGGCTGGCTCGCCCGGCACGCCCCGGCCGGAACCGTCGTCGTCGCTCTGTCCGGGGGCGCCGATTCGCTCGCCCTCACCGCGGCCACCGTCGCGGAGGCGGCGTCGGTGCGCGCCCTGATCGTCGACCACCGACTCCAGGACGGCTCGGACGCCGTCGCCGCGCAGGCTGCAGCCCGGGCCCACACGCTCGGCTGCGCCGGCGCCGACGTGCTCGCCGTCGACGTCACCGGCCCCGGCGGCCTCGAGGCCGCCGCCCGGGCCGCCCGCTACACCGCCCTCGACGCCGGCCGCGGCGGACACCCGGTCCTGCTCGGCCACACCCTCGACGATCAGGCGGAGACGGTGCTCCTCGGGTTGGGGCGAGGCTCGGGCGGACGGTCGATCCGCGGCATGGCCGACTACGACGCGCCGTGGGGCCGTCCGCTGCTCGACGTGCGGCGGACGGTGACCCGGCAGGTGTGCCGTGACCTCGGTCTCGACCCGCACGAGGACCCGCACAACAGCAACCCGTCGTTCACCCGTGTCCGGTTGCGCACCGAGGTGCTGCCCCTGCTCGACGACGTCCTCGGCGGCGGGGTCGCGGCCGCGCTCGGACGCACCGCCCGGCAGCTCCGTGAGGACGGTGACGTGCTCGACGCCCTCGCCGGTCGCGCGTATGCGACAGCACGCGACGGTGACCGTCCCGCCGAACTGGTCGTCGACCGGCTCCATGAGATCCCTGTCGCGGTCCGCCGCCGGGTGCTGCGGCAGTGGCTTCTGGACTGCGGGGCAAAAGCGTTGACCGACAAGCAGTTACGGTCCGTCGACGATCTCGTCGGCCGTTGGCGTGGGCAGGGGGGAGTGGCGCTCGGTGGCGGCCGGCCGGACGCCAGGTTGGTTGCATCCCGGCGGCGTGGCAGGCTGTCGACGGGGTTCGTGAACGACTGA
- a CDS encoding serine/threonine-protein kinase, producing MDGSRTVSFLTGVVTRLRGRGGRPVGTLVAQPGAQQALDCVDVGDRVDEFDLVTALGRGSFARVFLARQRSMQRIVAVKISQDHGTEPQTLARLDHDYIVRVFDQRRLPDSALKLLYMQYVPGGTLLDVVHRIGDLGDGVRPESGRFLLESVDAVLERKGELRPSGSSVRAEIATLTWPETVAWLGRRLADALDYADGRGVLHRDIKPANVLLTSEGVPKLADFNISFSDRVVGTSPVAYFGGSLAYMSPEQLEACHPGLPGSAGDLDVRSDLFALGVLLWELLTGRRPFADEPGAGESATSLARMLELRRRPVDPALVSTLPDDCPAALRRVLLTCLAPDRRDRWSTGAELAQQFDLCLDARARDLVDPPPDSPRYRLRRWMVPVVTSSVLVPNALAAIYNYHHNQTLIIDELSAEAQQRFVAISQVINPIVFTLGIVVCLYLIRNVVTVPRGLRRGRTYDTATLARARADTLLMGDRIAVVVLALWVVAGIAFPVSLQIATGGLPPGAYVHFLGSQLVCGAVAVAYPFFLVTFYAVRCLYPSLLPQGITSSSDDRRLRGLDRRSTMYLAVAASVPLVGVAGVTFLSPDEISVVVYAVRVLCVGGVAAFVFVYWLFRLLEEDLRALERVVSGGGYPPYTLGSRVPM from the coding sequence ATGGACGGTTCCCGGACAGTGTCCTTCCTCACCGGCGTCGTCACCCGGTTGCGGGGGCGCGGGGGGCGTCCGGTCGGCACGCTCGTCGCGCAGCCGGGGGCGCAGCAGGCGCTGGACTGCGTCGACGTCGGTGACCGGGTCGACGAGTTCGATCTGGTGACCGCACTCGGCCGGGGGTCGTTCGCGCGGGTGTTCCTCGCCCGGCAGCGGTCGATGCAGCGGATCGTGGCAGTGAAGATCTCCCAGGACCACGGCACGGAACCGCAGACCCTCGCCCGGCTGGACCACGACTACATCGTGCGGGTCTTCGATCAGCGGCGACTGCCCGACAGCGCCCTCAAGCTGCTGTACATGCAGTACGTGCCGGGTGGGACGCTGCTCGACGTCGTCCACCGGATCGGCGACCTGGGCGACGGTGTCCGGCCCGAGTCCGGCCGGTTCCTGCTCGAGTCGGTCGACGCGGTGCTCGAACGCAAGGGTGAGCTGCGGCCGAGCGGGTCGAGTGTGCGCGCCGAGATCGCGACCCTGACGTGGCCCGAGACGGTGGCGTGGCTGGGACGGCGCCTCGCGGACGCCCTCGACTACGCGGACGGGCGCGGCGTCCTGCACCGGGACATCAAGCCGGCGAACGTGCTGCTGACGTCGGAGGGGGTGCCCAAGCTGGCCGACTTCAACATCAGTTTCAGTGATCGGGTGGTCGGTACCAGTCCGGTCGCCTATTTCGGCGGCTCGCTGGCATACATGTCGCCCGAGCAACTCGAGGCGTGCCATCCCGGTCTTCCGGGGTCGGCCGGCGACCTCGACGTCCGCAGCGACCTGTTCGCGCTCGGGGTGCTGCTGTGGGAGTTGTTGACCGGGCGGCGGCCGTTCGCGGACGAACCCGGCGCCGGCGAGTCGGCGACGTCGCTGGCCCGGATGCTGGAGTTGCGGCGGCGCCCGGTCGATCCGGCGCTGGTCTCGACGTTGCCCGACGACTGCCCGGCAGCGCTGCGCCGGGTGCTGCTGACCTGCCTGGCCCCGGACCGCCGCGACCGGTGGTCGACGGGAGCCGAGCTGGCCCAGCAGTTCGACCTGTGCCTGGACGCCCGCGCCCGGGATCTCGTCGACCCGCCCCCGGACAGCCCGCGGTACCGGCTGCGCCGGTGGATGGTGCCGGTTGTGACGTCGAGTGTCCTCGTGCCGAACGCCCTCGCCGCGATCTACAACTACCACCACAACCAGACGCTGATCATCGACGAACTGTCCGCCGAGGCACAGCAGCGGTTCGTCGCGATCTCTCAGGTGATCAATCCGATCGTGTTCACGCTCGGGATCGTCGTGTGCCTGTATCTGATCCGGAACGTCGTCACGGTGCCCCGCGGTCTGCGCCGGGGCCGCACCTACGACACCGCGACCCTGGCCCGGGCCCGCGCGGACACGCTGCTGATGGGTGACCGGATCGCGGTCGTCGTGCTCGCGCTGTGGGTGGTGGCGGGCATCGCGTTCCCGGTGTCCCTGCAGATCGCGACCGGCGGGCTGCCGCCGGGCGCGTACGTGCACTTCCTCGGTTCACAGCTGGTGTGCGGTGCCGTCGCGGTCGCGTACCCGTTCTTCCTGGTCACGTTCTACGCGGTGCGCTGCCTGTACCCGTCGCTGCTGCCGCAGGGCATCACCAGCAGCAGCGACGACCGCCGGCTACGAGGCCTGGACCGGCGCAGCACGATGTATCTCGCGGTCGCGGCGTCGGTGCCGCTGGTCGGGGTGGCCGGGGTGACGTTCCTGTCGCCCGACGAGATCTCCGTCGTCGTGTACGCGGTGCGGGTGCTGTGCGTCGGCGGGGTGGCCGCGTTCGTGTTCGTGTACTGGCTGTTCCGCCTGCTCGAGGAGGATCTGCGGGCACTCGAACGCGTCGTGTCCGGTGGTGGTTATCCGCCGTACACCTTGGGGTCGAGGGTCCCGATGTAG
- the hpt gene encoding hypoxanthine phosphoribosyltransferase: MYEGDIASVLISEEQIKERTAELAAAIAERYPVGAPEGDLLLVGVLKGAIFFMTDFARALPIPTQMEFMAVSSYGSSTSSSGVVRILKDLDKDIAGRHVLIVEDIIDSGLTLSWLMRNLRTRNPASLEVVTLLRKPEAVKVDVEVAHVGFDIPDEFVVGYGLDYAERYRDLPYIGTLDPKVYGG, encoded by the coding sequence GTGTACGAGGGCGACATCGCATCGGTACTCATCTCCGAGGAGCAGATCAAGGAGCGCACGGCCGAACTGGCCGCCGCGATCGCCGAGCGCTACCCGGTCGGCGCCCCCGAGGGCGACCTCCTGCTCGTCGGTGTCCTCAAGGGCGCGATCTTCTTCATGACCGACTTCGCGCGCGCGCTGCCCATCCCGACGCAGATGGAGTTCATGGCCGTCAGCTCGTACGGCTCGTCGACGTCGTCGTCCGGTGTCGTGCGGATCCTCAAGGACCTCGACAAGGACATCGCCGGCCGCCACGTCCTCATCGTCGAGGACATCATCGACTCCGGCCTGACCCTGTCGTGGCTGATGCGCAACCTCAGGACCCGCAACCCGGCGTCCCTCGAGGTCGTCACCCTGCTGCGCAAGCCGGAGGCCGTCAAGGTCGACGTCGAGGTCGCGCACGTGGGCTTCGACATCCCCGACGAGTTCGTCGTCGGCTACGGCCTCGACTACGCCGAGCGCTACCGCGACCTGCCCTACATCGGGACCCTCGACCCCAAGGTGTACGGCGGATAA